DNA sequence from the Chloroflexota bacterium genome:
AACCGAGACGCTGATTGCCTCAAAAACTGCTTTTTCGGGGTAGGGTTCTGAAGCTGGTGAGCCGTGCGGGATTCGAACCCACGACACCCTGATTAAAAGTCAGGTGCTCTTCCTCTGAGCTAACGGCCCACAGGTCTTATTTTACTCTATTCCCAGGGAAATTTCCTCGACTTCGAAAAGTAGTAGTGTCTAGTATCTGAGATGGTTTGAATGAGGGTTCCTACCGTACGATTACGATAATGAAGGCATAGCAGGAATAGCACGGAAGATGGAAATATCAGATGACGACTGGGAGACATTGCACAAATGGAAGAGGAGTCCCAGTACGCGGCAGAAATTAGTCCGCAGGGCCAACATCATATTGGCCGCCGCCGAAGGTCTGAATAACAAGGCCATCTCAGAAAAAGGGGGTTAGGCTCGGAACAGACAATCTGTCTTTGGCGGAAGCGATATGCTGAATATGGCATAGAGGGGCTCCCGGACCAGACCAAACCCTGCCATCATCGGACGATTGGTCGGAACAAACCAGCCGAGATTGTGGCCAGCACCTTAACGCCACCTGATGACGTGAGCCACTGAAGTGCTCGCAGACTGGCCCAGCCGGTGGTGGCAGTGCCCAGCCGGTTCCTTGTGCGCCTGGCTATCTCAAAGCATCTAGTCAATGACCCCTTGCTGCATGAGATTGACAAATTCCTCGTCGGAAAGACCCAGTACTTGAGTGTAGACATAATAGTTGTCCTGTCCCAGCGTGTGAGCGGCCTTGTGAAGTTCCGCTGGAGTTATTGATAACTGTGAGCCCATGCTATCGTAGGTTGACTCGCCGATCTCCTGGTGCTCCAGGACCCAGAAGTGGTGGCGTCGCTTCAGTTGAGGGTCGTTATGCAGGTCTTCGGCAGTCTCTACCACCCCGGCAGACACGCCAGCCTCTTGTAGAAGGGCCATCACCTCTTCTGCAGAATGCCCTATTGTCCACTGTTCTATCAGAGCGTCCAACTCCTCTTCGTTCCTCTTTCTGTCCAGGATGGTGGCAAACTTGCTGTCCTTCGACCAGGGTGGGTTGCCCATGACACGGCACATCGCTTCCCATTCCTGATCGGTGAAAACAGCGATGGCACACCATCTGTCCTCTCCTCGGCAGCGATAGGCACCGTGGGGGGCAGCGGCAGGATGGCGGTTTCCACTCCTCCCCCATGTCCTGCCGTTGACGTCATAGTCAAGCAGAGGTGGAACCAGAAATTGGATGCCAGCCTCGGATTGGGAAAGATCGATGTACTGTCCCTTGCCCGTCCTGCGACGGTAATCCAGAGCCGCCAGAAGAGTGGCCGCCCCGAAGCGCCCGGCGATGCTGTCGGTATAAGCTCCGAAAGTCACCGGTGGGTCTCGATCAGGCCAGCCAGTGATGGCAGTGAAACCGGAGAGCGCGGCCAGGTGAGCGCCGAAAGCGGGGAGGTGGGCGTGGGGGCCAGTCTGACCCTTGGAGCCCAGGCTGATCATAATGATGTCTGGCTTTATTTTCCTTATATCATCGTAGCTCAGCCCCAGTCGTTTCATCGCTCCAGGGTTAAAGTTTTCGGCAACAATGTCAGCCCACAGAATGATCTTTCGGGCTATTTCTGCTGCTCTAGGATGCTTCAGGTTCAGGGTTATGCCATACTTGTTGCTATTGTAATTGTGGAAGTAACCGCTGCGGTTTGTTCCTGGGATATTATCTTTGTAGGGCGGCGTGTATCTGATTGGGTCCAGCCGCGTGCCTGTTTCTACATGGATGACCTGCGCCCCAAAATCGGCCAGAATCCTGACGCATAGCGGCCCGGCAACAACCCAGGTAAAATCAGCGACCCTCACATCCTGAAGGGGTTTCACCATGTTAAATAGCTCCAGCCTGCTTCAGAAGAATCATCTCTTGTCTGGAAAGCCCCAGTCCCATGCCGTAGACCTCTTCATTGTGTTCGCCAATTCGGGGGGCCCGTCGCCGTATCCGGCAGGAGCTCCCCGAGAGCAACATGCAGGGGCGGGGATAGACAAGGGCTTCTTTCAGTTCGGGATGCTCGATCTCAGTCCAGAAACCTCTCTCCTTGAGATGCGCATCCCCTCTTAAGTCCTGCATCGTGGAGCAGGGATAAAGGGGAATGCGCCTCTTTATGGCCTCCTGGTAAAGCTCTGCTTTGGTGTGCCTGCTGAAAAAGATGGTCAGAGCCTTTGTTATCTCTTCATAGTCTTCG
Encoded proteins:
- a CDS encoding CoA transferase — protein: MVKPLQDVRVADFTWVVAGPLCVRILADFGAQVIHVETGTRLDPIRYTPPYKDNIPGTNRSGYFHNYNSNKYGITLNLKHPRAAEIARKIILWADIVAENFNPGAMKRLGLSYDDIRKIKPDIIMISLGSKGQTGPHAHLPAFGAHLAALSGFTAITGWPDRDPPVTFGAYTDSIAGRFGAATLLAALDYRRRTGKGQYIDLSQSEAGIQFLVPPLLDYDVNGRTWGRSGNRHPAAAPHGAYRCRGEDRWCAIAVFTDQEWEAMCRVMGNPPWSKDSKFATILDRKRNEEELDALIEQWTIGHSAEEVMALLQEAGVSAGVVETAEDLHNDPQLKRRHHFWVLEHQEIGESTYDSMGSQLSITPAELHKAAHTLGQDNYYVYTQVLGLSDEEFVNLMQQGVID